From the Pseudodesulfovibrio indicus genome, the window TCCGGTCCCGCCCGGCCACATCGAAGAGATCGAGCGCCGCGAACAGGACCGCGTTGGCGGGCGAGCCGATCATGGACCCCATGCCGCCGATGGCCGCGCCGTAGATGGCCGAGCACATGAGCACCGTGGTCATGCCGCCCACCCCCTGGCGGGCGAAGTCGCGGTCCAGCCGCTTGAGCACCGGGATCAAGGTCAGCACCGTGATGGTGTTGGGGATGAAGGACGAGAGCGCGGCGGACGCGGCGATGACGTAGAACAGGACCAGGGAGGCGCGCCCCCGGCTGCGGCGCAACGCCCAGGACACGAACCCGTCGGTGATCCGGGTGGCGGCCATGAGCTGGTACACCAGGTACCCGCACCCGAAGAGCAGGATCAGCGGCAGCCGGTGCCAGAGATAGGCGGTGACGTCGGTCAGCGGTTCCAAGTCGACTCCCGGGTCAGAGGTTCGTCATGCAATGGACCGCGTTCGCGCCGCCATGTCAATACGCGAATGGGACCGCCAGCCCCCCTTCCCAAATGCTTCTGGAACTCCTCACTGCTTTACGCTATCATCCGTGATCGAACCCAAGGAGTTTGTTTAAGTGGCCGAATTCGTTCACCTTCACGTCCATACAGAATACAGCCTTCTGGACGGCGCCATCCGCATCAACGACCTGCTCACCAGGGCCAAGGACCTGGGCATGCCCGCGGTGGCCATCACCGATCACGGGTCCATGTACGGGGCCGTGACCTTCTACACCGAGGCCAAGGCGCTCGGCATCAAGCCGATCATCGGCTGCGAGGTCTACGTGGCCCCCGGCGACCTGGACGACGAAGAGGCCCACCTGCGCAAGGAACAGGGCGGCGGCTACCACCTGGTGCTGCTGGCCAAGAACCAGCAGGGGTACAAGAACCTCATCAAGCTGGTCTCCATCGGCTACCTGGACGGGTTCTACTACAAGCCGCGCGTGTCCAAGCATCTGCTCAAGAAGTACTCCGAGGGGCTGATCGCCCTGTCCGCCTGCCTGGCCGGCGAGGTCCCCCGCAAGCTCATGAACGAAGGCGTGGACGCGGGCGCGGAGATGGCCCGGATCTACGAGTCCATCTTCCCCGGCAACTTCTACCTGGAGCTGCAGGACAACGGCATCGGCAAGCAGACCCGGCTCAACGAGCTGCTCGTCAAGTGCGCGGAGAAAACCGGGCTGCCCCTGGTGGCCACCAACGACTGCCACTACCTGACCGCCGAGGACTACGAGGCCCACGACACCCTGCTGTGCATCCAGACCCAGACCACGGTGGACGCGGAGAAGCGGTTCCGCATGGAGACCCGCGAGCTGTACTTCAAGACGCCGGAGGAGATGGAGCGGGCCTTCGCCCACGTGCCCGAGGCGATCCTGAACACCCAGCGCATCGCCGAGCAGTGCAACCTGGAGATCGAGCTCGGCAACTACTATTTCCCGCACTACGAGCTGCCCGAAGGCGTGTCCATGAACGAGGAGTTCGACCGCCTCTGCCGCGAAGGCCTCAAGCGGCGGCTCGCGACCCTGACCTACGAGGTGGACGAGGACAAGTACTGGAAGCGGCTGGACTACGAGCTGGGGGTCATCATCCAGATGGGGTTCCCGGCCTACTTCCTCATCGTCCAGGACTTCATCAACTGGGCCAAGGACAACCGCATCCCGGTGGGGCCGGGGCGCGGCTCGGCAGCCGGGTCCATCGTGGCCTGGTCGCTGAAGATCACCAACCTCGACCCGATCCCCTACGACCTGCTGTTCGAGCGATTCCTGAACGTGGAGCGCGTGTCCATGCCGGATATCGACGTGGACTTCTGCGAGCGCCGCCGCCTGGAGGTGGTCAAGTACTGCGCCGAGAAGTACGGCTTCGACCGCGTGGCCCAGATCACCACCTTCGGGACCATGAAGACCAAGGCGGTCATCAAGGACGTGGGCCGGGCGCTGGGCATGTCCTTCGGCGAGACCGACCGCATCGCCAAGCTCATCCCGGACGACCCCGGCATCATGGCCAAGCTCCTGGGCGTGGAAAAGGCCAAGATCACCGTGCCCAACGCGGTCAAGGGCGTGACCGAGCTGGACGACATGGTCGCCACCGACCCCAAGGTGGCCAAGCTCATCGACATTTCCACGAGGCTGGAGGGGCTGTGCCGCCACGCCTCGACCCACGCGGCGGGCGTGGTCATCTCGGACAAGCCCATGACCGAGTACCTTCCTCTCTACAAGGGGAAGAAGGGCGAAATCGTGACCCAGTTCGACATGAAGAAGGTCGAGAAGGTCGGGCTGATCAAGTTCGACTTCCTGGGGCTCAGGACCATGACCGTCATCGAGGACTGCCTGGACATCATCCGCGAGCAGGGCAAGAAGGCCCCGGACCTCGACACCCTGGCCCTGGACGACCCGGCCACCTTCGCCATCTTCGCCAAGGGCGACACGGACGGCATCTTCCAGGTGGAATCGTCCGGCATGCGCAAGTACCTGCGCATGCTCCGCCCGGACTGCTTCGAGGACATCGTGGCCATGCTCGCCCTGTACCGGCCCGGCCCCTTGGGGATGATCGGCGCGCACGGCGTGTCCATGGTCGACGAATTCATCATGCGCAAACACGGCGACATCGAAGTCACCTACCCGCACCCGTCCCTCACGGACACCCTGTCGCCCACCTACGGCGTCATGGTCTACCAGGAGCAGGTCATGGCCACGGCCATGACCATCGCCAACTACTCGCTCGGCGAGGGCGACCTGCTGCGCCGCGCCATGGGCAAGAAGATCGCCGAGGAGATGGCCAAGCAGCGCTCCCGGTTCCTGGAGGGCGCGCGCGAAAACAAGATCGACGAGACCGTGGCCAACGAGATCTTCGACACCATGGAGAAGTTCGCGGCCTACGGCTTCAACAAGTCGCACTCCGCGGCCTACGCGCTCATCTCCTACCACACCGCCTACCTCAAGGCGCATTTCCCGGTGGAGTTCATGGCCGCCCTGATGTCCACGGAAATGAACAACACCGAAAAAATCATCATGTACGTCAACGCCTGCCGCGACATGGAGATCAAGGTCCGCCAGCCGGACATCAACGCGGGCCAGGCCCGGTTCTCGGTCAAGGACGGGGAGATCCTGTTCGCCATGGCGGCCATCAAGAACGTGGGCGAGGAGGCGATCAACGAGATCGCCGCCGAGCGGACCGAGAACGGTCCGTTCAAGAACATCTTCGACTTCTGCGAGCGCGTGAACCTGCGCCGGGTGACCAAGCGGGTCCTGGAATCGCTGATCAAGGCGGGCGCGCTCGACTGCTTCTCCTGCTCCCGCCAGGCGTTGCTGGAGGACCTGGAAAAGGCCGTGGCGCTCGGCCAGAAAAAGGCCAAGGAGAAGGAGTCCGGCATGCTCAACATGCTGGACATGCTCGGCGGCGGGGCCAAGACGGAACCGGCCCACACCCCCACCTGCTCCCTGTGCGAGGAGTTCGACGACCGCGAGAAGCTCCAACTGGAGAAGGAGGTCCTCGGCTTCTTCCTGTCCGGCCATCCGCTGCTGGCCTACCGCCAGGACATGCACCGGCTGCGCACGGTCACCCTGGAGGAATGCAAGACCATCCCCAACGGCACCGAGGTGCGCGTGGCGGTCATCATCCCGGATTTCAAGCAATTCATCACCCGCAAGGGCGACCCCATGGCGTTCTGCACCGCCGAAGACCTGACCACCTCCGGCGAGGTCACCATGCTGCCCAACGTCTACGCCGAGGCGCGCGAGCTGCTCGACGCGGACCGCCCCCTGCTGGTCCAGGGCAAGATCGACCAGCGCGACGACCAGTCCGGGCCGGAGGACGCGCCTAAGTCCGCCAAGATCCTGGCCGACAAGGTCCTGTTCCTGGCCGACGCGGTCCAGGGCTCGGACCAGCCGGTGTCCCTGTGGATCGGCGAGCGCAATGCCGAGGACGCCCACCTGAACGCGCTCAAGGCGGTCCTCCAGCGCTACCCCGGCTCCACTGCCGTGAACCTCGGCCTGATCACCCGCGACTCGGTGGTCAACCTGCGGCTGGGCAACGGCTGGAAGGTCTATCCGGGCCGCGACTTCTGGAAGGAGATAGAGGCCTGGCAGAACGGCGACGCCAAGCTGTACAAGGCCGCGAACGAGGAATAGGGATGCCTCCGGCGGCTTGGGGAACCTTTTGAAAAAGGTTCCCCAAGAACCCTCCAAAACTTTTTGTCGCCGCTCCGCGGATCGGGTATCGTCCGGACAACTCGTTCCGAAAGTCCATCTACCGAACCCTCTACTCCACCCCAAGGAAACCCATGAGCCGAATCGACGAACTGCTGCTGAAGATCGAACAGCTGGAAGGCGAGCTGGAGACCGAACTCCGCGCCAAGCGCGAGGACCTGGAATACACCATCCGCAGGCACAAGGTCCGCTTCTCCCGGGAGATCAAGGAGAAGCAGCACGAATTTCTCAAGAAGTGGCTGGACTACGTGTACGACTCCGGGCCGCTGATCATCCTGACCATCCCGATCATCTGGGGCGCGATCATCCCCTGCCTGATCCTGGACCTGGTGGTCACCCTGTACCAGTACATCTGCTTCCCCATCTACGGCATCCCCTTTGCCCGGCGGCGCGACTACGTGATCATCGACCGCCAGAACCTGGGCTACCTGAACTGGATCGAGAAGCTGAACTGCATGTACTGCGGCTACTTCAACGGAGTCATCGCCTATGTCCGCGAGGTGGCCGCGCGCACCGAGCAGTACTGGTGCCCCGTGCGCCACGCCCGCCCGGTGAAGTCCGTGCACGGCCACTACCGGCAGTTCTTCGAGTACGGCGACGCCAAGGGGTACCGCGAGGGGCTGGAACCGGCCCGCGAGGAGCTGGCCCGCAAGCTGCGCGAGGAAGTGCTGAACCGGAAGAAGTAGCGCGCCCCTTTCATTGACAACCGGCCCGCGCCGGACAATCATCCGCCCATGAGCAAAGACACCCTGACCGAACTCAACGAGCGGCACCGCAGGTTCGTGGAGGACCGCCGCTGGCAGAAGCACCAGACGCCCAAGAACCTGGTCATGGCGTTGACCGGCGAGGTGGGGGAGCTGAACGAGCTGTTCCAGTGGCTGACCCCGGAGGAGAGCCGGGCGCTGCCCGAGGACCGCAAGCGCCGCGTGGCCGAGGAGATGGCGGACGTGCTCATCTACCTGGTCCGGCTGGCCGACGAGACCGGCATCGACCTGGTTGCGGCGGCCCACGAAAAATGCGAGATCAACGAACGGAAGTACCCGGCCGAATCGTTTCGGGACGGGTACCTGCGGCCTGACGATTACAAGGAGTCCAAGTGATGCCCGGCAAATGGAAGCTGACCATAACGCAGGAATTTTCGGCCTCGCACCAGCTGCGCAACTATTGCGGCAAGTGCGAGAACATGCACGGCCACAACTTCGGGGTCGAGGTGGTGGTCGAGGGCGACACCCTGGACGAAAAGGTCCAGTACCTCCTCGATTTCAAGGACCTCAAGGCCCGCACCAGGACCGTGCTCGACAAGCTCGATCACAAGCACCTGAACGACGTGGAGTGCTTCACCGAGATCAACCCCTCGTCCGAGAATCTGGCCATGTTCATCTACCGCAACCTCAAGGGAAACCTGCCCGGCCACGTCTCCCTGGTGGAGGTCTCGGTCTCGGAAAAGGGCTCGTCCAAGGCCACCTACTGGGAAGAATGATGACCGGCACCGGAAACAACGGCAAGGAAGAGAAGCGCGGCGAGATCAACGGCATGTCCTACGGCAAGCTGATGACCTCCCTGCTCATCCCCAAGGACTCGCGGACCAACCCCAAGCGGATACTGAGCGGCATCGCCTTCCTGGCCTTTGTCTGCTTCTTCCTCTTCGGGACCCTGTCGCGCGGCTGCGTCCGCGAGGCCCAGCAGCAGCCCCCCGTGACCGAACAGCCCGCCGGAGTGCAGTGATGCGCATCGTCATCCAACGCGTGAGCCGCGCCTCGGTCTCGGTGAACGAGACCGTGGTCGGCGAGATCGGCACCGGCCTGCTGGTCCTGGTCGGATTCGGCAACGCGGACAAGGCGGACCTGCCGGAATCCCCCAAATGGTCGAAGATGCTCGACAAGCTCATCAACCTGCGGATTTTCCCGGACGAGGAAGGCAAGCTGAACCTTTCGCTGACCGATATCTCCGGCGACGTCATGCTCATCTCCCAGTTCACGCTGTACGCAGACTGCAAGAGAGGCCGCCGCCCCTCCTTCACCGACGCCTGCCACCCCTACATCGCCGAGTCCCTGTTCAACCGGTTCGTGGAGGACGCTCGCGGGCTGGCCCCGGCCGGGTTCGCCACCGGGCGGTTCGGCGCCGAGATGCACCTGGACTTCACCAACTGGGGCCCGGTGACCATCATTCTCGATTCCGACGACCTCTAGAGGGGTTGCCCTTCGGCCCCCGCTCCCCTAAACTCCCCCCATGTCCGTAAAGACCAAGCTCATCACCGCCCTGACCCTGATACTGGTCGTGGCGTTCCTGGCGACCAGCCTCGTCAACTACGCCTTCACCAAGGCCGCCGTGCGCGCGGAGCTGCTCAATTCCTCCCTGCCTCTGACCGGCAAGAACATCTATTCCGAGGTTCATTCGGACATGCTCCGGCCCATCCTCGTCTCCACCTCCATGGCCCACGACGCCTTTCTCAAGGAGTGGATCGAGGACGGCGAGAAGGATCTCGGCCCGATCACCGACTACCTGAGCCAGCTGCGGGAAAAATACGATTTTCTGACCACCTTCTTCGTCTCTGCCGTCACGGACAACTACTATTACCAGGGCGGCATCCTCAAAAAGGTCGGCCCGCGCGATCCGCACGACGTCTGGTACTACGCCTTTGTCCGCACCGGTCACGAGTTCGACCTGGACGTGGACACCAACGAGGCCGAGGACGGCGCGCTGACCATCTTCGTCAACTTCCGGGTCACGGACGAAAAGGGCCGCCTCCTGGGCGTGGCCGGAGTGGGCGTGAACATCAACCGGGTCACCGCCCTGCTGGAGCAGGCCCGCGCCGAGTACTCGCGCGAGGTCTACCTGGTGGACCAGGACGGCCTGGTCCAGGTCCACCGCGACCGCTCGCGCATCGAGCGCTACTACATCACCAAGGCCGGGGGCATCCGCGACGTGGCCCCGGCCATCCTCGCCGCGAACGACGAGGCGCGGAGCTTCGAGTACGACTGGGAGGGCCAGCACTACCTCCTTTCCGTCCGCTACATCCCGGAGCTGAAGTGGTATCTGATCGTGGAGCAGAGCGAGACCTCGGCGCTGGTCTCGGCGCGCAACAACCTGGTGCGCACCGTGATCATCGGCCTGCTCGCCTCGGTGCTGATCATCATCCTCTGCACGCTGACCATCAACCACTACCAGGGACGACTGGAACGGCTGGCCAAGACCGACCCGCTGACCGGGGCCGCCAACCGCCGCGCGCTGGACGAGGCGTTCGAGGAG encodes:
- the dnaE gene encoding DNA polymerase III subunit alpha, which codes for MAEFVHLHVHTEYSLLDGAIRINDLLTRAKDLGMPAVAITDHGSMYGAVTFYTEAKALGIKPIIGCEVYVAPGDLDDEEAHLRKEQGGGYHLVLLAKNQQGYKNLIKLVSIGYLDGFYYKPRVSKHLLKKYSEGLIALSACLAGEVPRKLMNEGVDAGAEMARIYESIFPGNFYLELQDNGIGKQTRLNELLVKCAEKTGLPLVATNDCHYLTAEDYEAHDTLLCIQTQTTVDAEKRFRMETRELYFKTPEEMERAFAHVPEAILNTQRIAEQCNLEIELGNYYFPHYELPEGVSMNEEFDRLCREGLKRRLATLTYEVDEDKYWKRLDYELGVIIQMGFPAYFLIVQDFINWAKDNRIPVGPGRGSAAGSIVAWSLKITNLDPIPYDLLFERFLNVERVSMPDIDVDFCERRRLEVVKYCAEKYGFDRVAQITTFGTMKTKAVIKDVGRALGMSFGETDRIAKLIPDDPGIMAKLLGVEKAKITVPNAVKGVTELDDMVATDPKVAKLIDISTRLEGLCRHASTHAAGVVISDKPMTEYLPLYKGKKGEIVTQFDMKKVEKVGLIKFDFLGLRTMTVIEDCLDIIREQGKKAPDLDTLALDDPATFAIFAKGDTDGIFQVESSGMRKYLRMLRPDCFEDIVAMLALYRPGPLGMIGAHGVSMVDEFIMRKHGDIEVTYPHPSLTDTLSPTYGVMVYQEQVMATAMTIANYSLGEGDLLRRAMGKKIAEEMAKQRSRFLEGARENKIDETVANEIFDTMEKFAAYGFNKSHSAAYALISYHTAYLKAHFPVEFMAALMSTEMNNTEKIIMYVNACRDMEIKVRQPDINAGQARFSVKDGEILFAMAAIKNVGEEAINEIAAERTENGPFKNIFDFCERVNLRRVTKRVLESLIKAGALDCFSCSRQALLEDLEKAVALGQKKAKEKESGMLNMLDMLGGGAKTEPAHTPTCSLCEEFDDREKLQLEKEVLGFFLSGHPLLAYRQDMHRLRTVTLEECKTIPNGTEVRVAVIIPDFKQFITRKGDPMAFCTAEDLTTSGEVTMLPNVYAEARELLDADRPLLVQGKIDQRDDQSGPEDAPKSAKILADKVLFLADAVQGSDQPVSLWIGERNAEDAHLNALKAVLQRYPGSTAVNLGLITRDSVVNLRLGNGWKVYPGRDFWKEIEAWQNGDAKLYKAANEE
- a CDS encoding nucleotide pyrophosphohydrolase, which produces MSKDTLTELNERHRRFVEDRRWQKHQTPKNLVMALTGEVGELNELFQWLTPEESRALPEDRKRRVAEEMADVLIYLVRLADETGIDLVAAAHEKCEINERKYPAESFRDGYLRPDDYKESK
- the queD gene encoding 6-carboxytetrahydropterin synthase QueD; this encodes MPGKWKLTITQEFSASHQLRNYCGKCENMHGHNFGVEVVVEGDTLDEKVQYLLDFKDLKARTRTVLDKLDHKHLNDVECFTEINPSSENLAMFIYRNLKGNLPGHVSLVEVSVSEKGSSKATYWEE
- the dtd gene encoding D-aminoacyl-tRNA deacylase; protein product: MRIVIQRVSRASVSVNETVVGEIGTGLLVLVGFGNADKADLPESPKWSKMLDKLINLRIFPDEEGKLNLSLTDISGDVMLISQFTLYADCKRGRRPSFTDACHPYIAESLFNRFVEDARGLAPAGFATGRFGAEMHLDFTNWGPVTIILDSDDL
- a CDS encoding sensor domain-containing diguanylate cyclase; translated protein: MSVKTKLITALTLILVVAFLATSLVNYAFTKAAVRAELLNSSLPLTGKNIYSEVHSDMLRPILVSTSMAHDAFLKEWIEDGEKDLGPITDYLSQLREKYDFLTTFFVSAVTDNYYYQGGILKKVGPRDPHDVWYYAFVRTGHEFDLDVDTNEAEDGALTIFVNFRVTDEKGRLLGVAGVGVNINRVTALLEQARAEYSREVYLVDQDGLVQVHRDRSRIERYYITKAGGIRDVAPAILAANDEARSFEYDWEGQHYLLSVRYIPELKWYLIVEQSETSALVSARNNLVRTVIIGLLASVLIIILCTLTINHYQGRLERLAKTDPLTGAANRRALDEAFEESAYKAGRYGIPFSVVILDLNKFKAINDVYGHIKGDEVLRTVAETTRRTIRPTDLLARWGGDEFVILLDGGMAEAEALIHRVSCALAEIDSDVKISFSHGLAQFIEGDSLETMTHRADQAMYRTKERSCKDEDL